A region from the Azospirillum thermophilum genome encodes:
- a CDS encoding pentapeptide repeat-containing protein translates to MAERDPKEIEELRAIILAHQKWLKRPSSGRRADLSFRDLSRLNLDSVSLVAAKLAGANLSGTRMVKADLSQADLFGADMEGVNLSGAMLAGADLRGANLHRAQLTDANLRGADFRAGELMTDSEGRATRGGTTRLTEAKMERSILAGANFAGCDLTGADLNDADLTGAELTSAVLVGTDFGGATLDGATFGNTVMDHATLQRTYIPFALPPDAIVPPVYTAMPVAEFLELVATHERWVDSQGADGRRLDLDLVSVAGADLEGRTLAAARLRRCRLPGARLVKASLEMAELSYIDLDEADLSGATLRGATLRRAFLSHAVLRGLDARPAVLAGGRAWPTNFEGADFSDADLSEARMGEAVVRGATFKRTILAGTDLKVPEAAVPFPLPRWRSGGGRSASCGPAWWSIPSMASSRPATGRSAGCACWRPTSPSAAATCSRPAW, encoded by the coding sequence ATGGCCGAACGCGACCCGAAAGAGATCGAGGAACTGCGCGCGATCATCCTCGCCCATCAGAAGTGGCTCAAGCGGCCGAGCAGCGGGCGGCGTGCCGATCTCAGCTTCCGCGACCTCTCCCGCCTGAACCTCGACAGCGTCTCCCTGGTGGCCGCCAAGCTGGCCGGCGCCAACCTGTCGGGCACCCGCATGGTCAAGGCCGACCTGTCGCAGGCCGACCTGTTCGGTGCCGACATGGAGGGGGTGAACCTGTCCGGCGCCATGCTGGCCGGCGCCGATCTGCGCGGCGCCAACCTGCACCGGGCGCAGCTGACCGACGCCAACCTGCGCGGGGCGGATTTCCGGGCGGGCGAACTGATGACCGACTCGGAAGGCAGGGCCACCCGCGGCGGCACGACCCGGCTGACCGAAGCGAAGATGGAGCGTTCCATCCTGGCCGGCGCCAACTTCGCCGGCTGCGACCTGACGGGGGCCGACCTCAACGACGCCGACCTGACGGGGGCGGAGCTGACCTCGGCCGTGCTGGTCGGCACCGATTTCGGCGGGGCGACGCTGGACGGCGCCACCTTCGGCAACACGGTGATGGACCACGCGACCCTGCAGCGGACCTACATCCCCTTCGCGCTGCCGCCCGACGCCATCGTACCGCCGGTCTACACCGCCATGCCGGTCGCCGAGTTCCTGGAGCTGGTGGCGACGCACGAGCGGTGGGTGGACAGCCAGGGGGCGGACGGCAGGCGGCTGGACCTGGATCTCGTCTCGGTGGCGGGCGCCGATCTGGAGGGGCGGACTCTGGCCGCGGCGAGGCTGCGGCGCTGCCGCCTGCCGGGAGCGCGGCTGGTCAAGGCCAGCCTGGAGATGGCGGAGCTGTCCTACATCGACCTCGACGAGGCCGACCTCAGCGGCGCCACACTGCGCGGCGCCACGCTGCGGCGCGCCTTCCTGTCGCACGCCGTCCTGAGAGGGCTGGATGCCCGGCCGGCGGTGCTGGCCGGCGGACGGGCCTGGCCGACGAACTTCGAGGGCGCCGATTTCTCGGATGCCGACCTGAGCGAGGCGCGCATGGGCGAGGCGGTGGTGCGCGGCGCCACCTTCAAGCGGACGATCCTCGCCGGCACCGACCTGAAGGTGCCGGAGGCCGCGGTTCCCTTCCCCCTCCCCCGCTGGAGGAGCGGCGGCGGCAGAAGCGCTTCGTGCGGCCCGGCATGGTGGTCCATACCGAGCATGGCGTCTTCCCGACCCGCAACTGGTCGGTCGGCGGGCTGTGCCTGCTGGCGCCCGACCAGCCCTTCCGCCGCGGCGACATGTTCCCGGCCCGCGTGGTGA
- a CDS encoding MlaC/ttg2D family ABC transporter substrate-binding protein, giving the protein MLTRRLFVACAALLAVSSWAGRSVLAQADAGAGAFIQSLGNEAIATFSDKSVPRDQSVQKFRTLLYRGFDVPYIGRFVLGRFWNQATPQQQDEYQKLFEKMIVATYADRFVEYSGETFKITGSRPEGDTDAVVTTQIVRPNGPPVNVDWRVRKRDAGFKIIDVIVEGVSMSVTQRSEFASVISSSGGQIEGLLRAMRQKTGTAG; this is encoded by the coding sequence ATGCTGACACGTCGTTTGTTCGTCGCGTGCGCGGCCCTGCTCGCGGTGAGCAGCTGGGCCGGCCGATCCGTCCTCGCCCAGGCCGATGCCGGGGCGGGTGCCTTCATCCAGTCGCTCGGCAACGAGGCGATCGCCACCTTCTCGGACAAGAGCGTCCCGCGCGATCAGTCGGTGCAGAAGTTCCGCACCCTGCTCTATCGCGGCTTCGACGTCCCGTACATCGGGCGCTTCGTGCTCGGCCGGTTCTGGAACCAGGCCACGCCGCAGCAGCAGGACGAGTACCAGAAGCTGTTCGAGAAGATGATCGTCGCCACCTATGCCGATCGCTTCGTCGAATATTCGGGCGAGACCTTCAAGATCACCGGCAGCCGCCCCGAGGGCGACACCGACGCGGTGGTCACCACCCAGATCGTGCGGCCGAACGGCCCGCCGGTGAATGTCGACTGGCGCGTGCGCAAGCGCGACGCCGGCTTCAAGATCATCGACGTGATCGTCGAGGGCGTCAGCATGAGCGTCACCCAGCGGTCCGAGTTCGCCTCGGTCATCAGTTCCAGCGGCGGGCAGATCGAAGGCCTGCTGCGCGCCATGCGGCAGAAGACCGGCACCGCCGGCTGA
- a CDS encoding MlaA family lipoprotein, which produces MKLAQFTRSLLRSAAVAALALSAAACANKPADSGATASQEVYDPLEVPNRFVFAANEAVDTLALRPAAEVYVVVVPDPVRDAIHNFIDNLLGPLYIANNLLQGDLQGASDATGRFMTNTILGAGGIADVASQAGIPNKPEDFGQTLAVWGVDEGPYLVLPLLGPSNLRDAVGYGVDTVADPVRIWAYAQDHKNVLVTRAVTGAVDRRSRVLKEVDDLKRNSLDFYATVRSLHHQQRQAEVENRSTGSATEYPEYTKP; this is translated from the coding sequence ATGAAGCTGGCACAATTCACCCGCTCCCTCCTCCGTTCGGCCGCTGTTGCCGCCCTGGCCCTGTCCGCCGCCGCCTGCGCGAACAAGCCGGCCGATTCGGGCGCAACCGCGAGCCAGGAGGTCTATGACCCGCTCGAGGTGCCGAACCGCTTCGTCTTCGCGGCGAACGAGGCCGTGGACACGCTGGCGCTGCGCCCGGCGGCAGAGGTCTATGTCGTCGTGGTTCCGGACCCCGTGCGCGACGCCATCCACAACTTCATCGACAACCTGCTGGGGCCGCTCTACATCGCCAACAACCTCCTCCAGGGCGACCTGCAGGGGGCGAGCGACGCGACCGGCCGCTTCATGACCAACACCATCCTGGGCGCCGGCGGCATCGCCGACGTGGCGAGCCAGGCCGGCATCCCCAACAAGCCCGAGGATTTCGGCCAGACGCTGGCCGTCTGGGGCGTCGACGAGGGGCCGTACTTGGTGCTGCCGCTGCTCGGCCCGTCGAACCTGCGCGATGCGGTCGGCTACGGCGTCGACACGGTGGCCGATCCGGTGCGCATCTGGGCCTACGCCCAGGACCACAAGAACGTGCTGGTCACCCGCGCCGTCACCGGTGCCGTCGACCGCCGCTCGCGCGTGCTGAAGGAGGTCGACGACCTGAAGCGCAACTCGCTCGACTTCTACGCCACCGTGCGCAGCCTGCACCACCAGCAGCGCCAGGCGGAGGTCGAGAACCGCTCCACCGGCTCGGCCACCGAATATCCGGAATATACCAAGCCGTAA